From the Clostridium acetobutylicum ATCC 824 genome, one window contains:
- a CDS encoding endonuclease MutS2, protein MDNTTLEKLHYHELKEIVKGYCASGLGKALIDKLEPSINIDVVNRRLDETSEGRTLLDASYHIPFDGIFNVKPLIEKIEKGASLAPEDLSMMENFLRGSRKLKLFMKGKEGYAPTLSSYSLNITDLSYIEEEINTSISGNRVASNASKELKKIRKRIDICEDQIKKRLEKFLENPVNKEYIQEFFVSQRNGKYTVPIKTAFKNKVQGKIVETSLKGSTVFVEPDVVARYASELSELRIEETLEEYKILATLTEMLYEKIKEIKINIEVIAEYDMIWAKVKYSSDIKGIKPKLNGHGYIKIVKGGYPLIKNGVPLDFEIGKEYRSLIITGPNAGGKTVVLKTLGLLTLAVQSGFHISAEEGTEIAVFNKIFVDIGDNQSVENALSTFSSHVKNLAYIVRESNKSTLLLFDEIGSGTEPNEGAALAIAILEEVYHKGCITVATTHYGEIKNFSEQHPDFENAAMEFRRDTLDPLYRLNIGKTGDSNALYISKKMGISDNVIERARSYMENKNYNYELIRNSKIINEKNIEKHKDEGYKFNVGDKVLWIDKKESAIVYKERDAYNNVTILFNEEFISVNHKRLKLEIKASKLYPEGYDLNQIFSNYKKRKLERDIERGSKKALKELKKNRLK, encoded by the coding sequence ATGGATAATACAACGCTAGAAAAACTACATTACCATGAATTAAAAGAAATAGTAAAAGGATATTGTGCAAGTGGCCTGGGTAAAGCCTTAATAGATAAGTTAGAACCAAGTATAAATATAGATGTGGTAAATAGAAGGTTAGATGAAACCTCTGAGGGAAGGACACTTTTAGATGCTTCTTATCATATACCATTTGACGGAATATTTAATGTAAAGCCACTCATAGAAAAAATAGAAAAAGGTGCATCTCTAGCTCCAGAAGATTTAAGTATGATGGAAAACTTTTTAAGAGGCTCAAGAAAGCTTAAATTATTTATGAAGGGCAAGGAAGGGTATGCTCCAACTTTAAGCTCCTACAGCCTAAATATAACAGATTTAAGTTATATAGAAGAAGAAATAAATACGTCAATATCAGGGAATAGAGTAGCTTCAAATGCTTCGAAAGAGCTTAAAAAAATAAGAAAACGAATTGATATATGCGAAGATCAAATAAAAAAAAGACTTGAGAAATTTTTGGAAAACCCTGTGAACAAGGAGTATATACAAGAATTTTTTGTAAGTCAAAGAAATGGAAAATATACAGTGCCTATAAAAACTGCCTTTAAAAATAAAGTTCAAGGTAAAATTGTTGAAACCTCATTAAAGGGCAGCACTGTGTTTGTAGAACCAGATGTGGTAGCTAGATACGCTTCTGAACTATCAGAATTAAGGATTGAAGAGACCTTAGAGGAATATAAAATATTAGCTACCTTAACAGAAATGCTATATGAAAAAATAAAAGAAATTAAAATAAATATAGAGGTAATAGCTGAATACGATATGATATGGGCAAAAGTAAAATATAGCAGCGATATAAAAGGGATAAAGCCTAAACTAAATGGGCATGGTTATATAAAAATAGTTAAAGGAGGATATCCTTTAATTAAAAATGGAGTACCTTTAGACTTTGAAATAGGAAAAGAATATAGGTCATTGATAATTACGGGACCCAATGCAGGAGGAAAAACAGTGGTTTTAAAAACTTTAGGGCTATTGACACTTGCAGTTCAATCGGGCTTCCATATAAGTGCTGAAGAAGGTACAGAAATCGCTGTATTTAACAAGATATTTGTAGATATAGGCGATAATCAAAGTGTAGAAAATGCGTTAAGCACTTTTTCATCCCATGTGAAGAACTTAGCTTATATAGTAAGGGAAAGCAATAAGTCAACATTACTGCTGTTTGATGAAATTGGCAGCGGAACAGAACCAAATGAAGGTGCGGCTTTAGCAATAGCTATTTTAGAGGAAGTGTATCATAAGGGATGTATAACAGTAGCAACCACTCATTATGGAGAGATTAAGAACTTTTCAGAGCAGCACCCGGACTTTGAAAATGCAGCAATGGAGTTCAGACGTGACACATTAGATCCATTATATAGGCTTAATATAGGAAAGACAGGCGATAGTAACGCTCTTTATATATCAAAGAAAATGGGTATTTCAGATAATGTAATTGAAAGAGCTAGAAGCTACATGGAAAACAAAAATTATAATTATGAATTAATAAGAAACAGTAAAATTATCAATGAAAAGAATATTGAAAAACACAAAGATGAAGGTTATAAATTTAATGTAGGAGATAAGGTTCTTTGGATTGACAAGAAGGAAAGTGCCATTGTTTACAAAGAAAGAGACGCATACAACAATGTAACTATTTTATTTAATGAAGAATTTATTAGTGTGAACCACAAAAGGTTAAAATTAGAGATTAAAGCCTCTAAGCTATATCCAGAAGGATATGATTTAAATCAAATATTTTCTAATTACA